In the Drosophila virilis strain 15010-1051.87 chromosome 4, Dvir_AGI_RSII-ME, whole genome shotgun sequence genome, tagacagatagataaatagatagatatatcAATAGGTAGATATATAAatggatagatagatagatagatggatgGATAGATAAATAGATAGGTAGATAGATaggtagatagatagatagatggatagatagatagatggatagatagatagacagatagataaatagataggtagatagatatatagatacatagatagatagatagatatatagatagatatggATAGATACATGGACAATTAGATAGTTAGATAGTTagatagatacatagatacatagatacatagatacatagatacataaatacatagatacatagatacatagatacatagatacatagatacatagatacatagatacatagatacatagatacatagatacatagatacatagatacatagatacatagatacatagatacatagatacatagatagatagatagatacatagatacaaagatagatagatagatagatagatagatatatagacagatatggatagatagatggatagtTAGATAGTTAgacagatacatagatacatagatacatagatacatagatacatagatacatagatagatagatagatagatagatagatatatatgtatatagatagatagatagatagatagattcacacacacacacacaattattcacactcacacacacacacacactcttccAGCTGTTTCTTCCTTTTCCTCCACCCTATCTATGGGAAATGCATTCTCTAATAACTCTGttgcttatagtccgatctttatgaaatttgcaGTGCTTAAGTATTTCATATAAAACTGTGTATATACCACGGCGCAAGAATGAGTATTTTTCGCTTATTATAGAAACGGGGGTgggtatacaaaaattgaatCATTTTTTATCTATGTTTTATATAAGACAACCGACATACCAAATTTGTTGTAGCTAGCTATTAAAATCTTCAATATATGCTCAAGAAACGATAACTTAcaatcgatagttatcgatattatgaaaaTGAAGTCTTTGTTTAACAGAAGCCTAACAGAAGTCGTCAAACAGAAGTCTTTGTTTCAATCAGTATACACCTCTTGTTTCTTTGAGTGTATCTCCACATTTACAAAAGCAAAGACTAACCAAAATTGAATTCATGCCTCTGCAATAACCGGTCCGACAACTAGCCAAGCGAAGCCAAACTGTAGACTTTGGTCTGGCACAGATCAGACCCAAGCGCAGACCCAAACGCAGACCTGACCAGACCGCAGCTCGTTTCAGTCCAAAGCTGTTGCCGGTCTTTGTGTCAAGGTCGTCAGCGACTCTCTCGTGtcttataaatttatatacacatagcTATCTCTTGTCTATGGCGAGCCACTCGAATTGAATTCATTATTGCTTCATTAATTTTGAGCGATTTGCCGTGTAGAATATTAGATCAAAGTACAGTCTTGAGGTTCAAAAACAtcatttgtgtatttttgtgaGAGGTCAGTTCTCTCGAAAGGGGTTTGCACTTTTGCACTTAGCAAAGCAGCGCCTGACCCTGAACCAAAACAAGTTTAAGTACTTTTATGATTGTGAATAATAAGCTTAAAAACTTATAGATGACTTGTTCCTTTTTGACTCGAAGAGAGCCTTCATTCCTGTACTCCAAGACTTTATTCgagaaaaattattttttgtgagTCAGggagaaatatataatacgATTTCTTGTATATTATAATACTACAAAGCCGTATGAGCTATATATTTTCTGATGTCCAATATGCACTCTAGCATATTGAAATATTCGATATCCTTTTGGGCTAGTTGAAGTATTGATAGAATTGAATATCTCCTGTTTAAGAAAGTTGAATCTCAACCGAAGCTTTGGAAATTACGAGCTCCAAGTTGAAGCTAAAGATGTGCAAACGTCGAGCCAAGAAGCGTGCAGTCGCCAGTTCAAATCTGGCAGCCCTTTGCAATTTGTATAACTCGTTTATCAAACtacatttttgtattcagcaataagtaaatattacaattttacGAGAAAGAATTTCATACCAAGTGAATATTTCCAACTTGTGCATTTGAACGGGCGACGCCGCTTAATTTCCTAAAGTATTACACAATATTCCCACATTCATCATAGACCTATAaactttgttttaaaaaaaaaaaacagcagcaaatttAATTGCCGCATAACAAACAGGTCGGCTGCATATCAAGCTGTCAAAATAAACGAACAGCATACCAAGCCCAAAAAAACTGAGCACATTAAAATTGGTTTGTTGCGCAATAAAACAGCTGGAAATTAGCACATTTGGAGTTGAACCAAGATCTAAGACTTACTAACTGAAGATAATAGTTGATTAGTTAGTTAATAGAGTTCAGATTTATCTTGAGATTATAATAAAAGTTATCGGATATAGTTACAAGCAGTTTCAGGTGCCTGCGCTTCGAACCGGCATCCTGCTTCATAGTACTTATCTCTTGTGTGTCCATACATAAGATTTTTTTATagatctatatatctatatttataagATCTAAGAATGCCTTGGCTAAGATTTATCCTGAgattattattaaatgtaattaaaaggTAATAGTTGCGCGTGCTTGTCACAGCAAAGTGCGTGTATGGTCCCCATAACAGCAATATGTTTAACAGAGCTGAGTCGTGTGTGGGCCCCTTAACATGCAACGTGATTAACAGCGCCAAATGCAATGCTTGAGATTCGAACCAGCGTACTTTTTTATCatacttttctcttttatttttctgaaaACAATCTGACAAAGGTTTATCAAGCTGAAATTAAGTAATTTGATTTTTCTCAAtctcttaatttaatttctcttTGGCAGCTGAGAATGTGAATGGTTTTATAGTGCCGCAGGAACTACAATCGGCGCTCTCCCTGGTTTACTCCAATATACCGCCCATTAAAAAAGGTCAGtttatatagggtatatagtTATTCCATAATAAATCCAGCTTCAATGCGGACATATCTCTTGACAGGCACCGATTCGCGTCTGGGCTTTGGCTTTCGCTTGGGCGAGCATGCGGACTTTCAGGTGCTGCTCGAGCTGGGACCGCAAAAGAACACCCGTCCGCTCGGTGAGCCCAGCAAGGACGATCAGTCCTTTAACAAGCGCCAGGTGAGCGCCAGCGAACAACGCGAGCAACTGcgtcaacagcagctgttgACCAGCACCGAGCGCACGGCGGCCAGCTGGCTGGAGACCTGGTCCAAGGGCATGAAGCCGCAGCCGGCCAAGGCCAAGCTCAAGCCGGGCAACAAGCAGACCGCAAAGCTGGCGCTGCCCACGCGACCCGCCCTGGCAACGGATgcagtgcagcagctgcagctgctctaCAAAATGGCCACAAAAGAGACGCCATCAACGTCTACGGAGCAGCCACCTGCAGCTGAAACTCCCAATTTGGACCCGCCGCGTGGCTTCAAGTTGCCACCGCCTGCGCTCGCACAGGACACCAACTCCTTGGGCAACAGCAAGCCCACAAAGAGCAGGGCCGAAATCACCAAGGAGCTCATGAATGTCAGTCTAGAGGCTTAGCTTGTAACCTAACTCtaaattttacatatttagTGTGTAAATATGCGGGGTTTATCAAAagtatttgtaaataaatcaaGTTTTGTCAGTTCGGTTGCTGCAGAATattttaaactaataaataacacaaaatataaaaaaaaatctaatattttaaatatatatgaaatattaaaactaatcagagaaaacattttgctttagATATGAAATTCAAATATCCGTTACAGCTTTGACAATTGCATGCAAATGTTAAGTTAACAGTGTACGTTGCTGTTAACATAATTAAACGCAATGCAGCCAGTCAAATGTGTGTCATGTTCGGGCCCAACAACATAGCGAATAACAGCAAAGTATTTAACAGCGTTGAGTCAAAACTGTTATAGAACATAGCTTCAACAACATAGTCAAGCATATAACATACCGCTTAACAGACGTGTAACAGCGTTGAGTCAAAACTGTTATAGAAAATAGCCTCAACAACATAGTCAAGCGCAATGCAGCCAGCCGTTTGTGTCGTGTGTGACCCACTTAACATACCCCGTAACAGACGTGTATTTAACAGCCACTTGTGTCGTGTGTGAGCCACTTAACATACCCCGTAACAGACGTGTATTTAACAGCGTTGAGGAAAAACCGTTATCAGGCGAATGCATCggacaagaacaacaagaagaaggcGCCAAATGAAATGCGCTTTCCAGTGCACAGAAGATCGTCGCAGCTGTTAAAACGTGCGACGGCCCGTTCGTAATTTTGTgcgcagaaaaaaaaaccaagatTATTTACTACAAAATAACGTGTGCGTAAGaagtgtatatgtatgcatgtctgagcgtatatgtatgtatgtacaagtgtgtgtgtgtgtgtattttgttaaataagcaaatatttgaataaaatgttGGACGCACCCGCCGTACTCTTCACAATAACAATACCCACGGCCAGCGAGGAGCAGCGCCTAAAGGAGGCCTACAGGCGTCAGCTGCAGGAGCAGGGGGCAAGGGAGCCGGAGAGATCACAACAGCTGTTTGAGTCACGCAGGGGCCAACAGCAATTGTCGCCGCCCCTTTTAAACAGCAGCGTAGGCGGGGCCGGGGCCGGGGCCGGGACCAGCGGACGTTTACCAACACAGCTGACAGATGTTGCGGAGAGCAGGGAACTGTTGGAGCTGCCACTGGATACCGCCATGGAGCACGTGCTGCGTCAGATATTGCGCAAATTTGGCATATCGAATGCGCTGTGGCTGCGCAGCATGGAGGGCAGCAGCTATCAGATAAGCTTTGCGCTGGAGTTCAATGAAGTCTACGAGAATCTCTACGATGCACTGCAGCAATGGGGCATTGGGGATCGGGAGGGCTCCTCTGTTGCAGTGATGAACTGCATCGCCTCAAAAGCCTATCCCACAGAAACTGACAAACAGCCCGCGGCTGGGCATGCGCCCAACGAGTAAGTACAGTTGCGTTCAAGCTGCTACAGTCAAGCTCAGCTAACGTGAACATGCACTCtttttgcagcagcaacaacaatcagaatGCACAGAAGCAGGGCGCCTGGAACAGATTCATGAACTCGGTGCGTTCCCGCCTGAACGTGGCCCAAATTGTGCGCGATGTCCGCCAGGATGCGGCCATAACCTTTGACTTTTGCATCCTGCTCGTCTCTGCAGCGTAAGGACTACCCGAAATGCCCTAACATATGCCCAAAGCACCCATCAGAGCCGCTGCGAATCATTCCTAAAACTCATTAGCGTTTCGTTCTCGATAAGATAAGCTAATTAGTGCGAGCTTGGGCTAAGATATGACGAGTCCGTGCCAAAGATTAAATGCCCTTGTGGACACATGGCTTTAGGGTCTGGCAGATATGCCAGAACAATTGTAAAGATCATAAAGACAGACAGAACCTCTTTCCATATACAAAAGCATTGTAAGCTTCTTGCTCTTTTTTCGATATTGACAGGGTAGAGTTCGTTAGAGTCAAGCTtaatttagatatatatatcgatgttatatatctatatattgtAATATGTATATTGATAAGAAAATGGTAGATTTTTCAACTTACCATTTGAAGGATTGTTCCTATTGccgttatatatatatatatatgttatagtagtccgatattCCTAGAAATTCAATTGTATATAGTTCGCCGAAAAGTCCATctatatagtagtccgattttCCGACAGTTCACAGAAGCTATCTTGAAAAGTCCATTTCCAAAGTTCTCCAATTTCGATAGGATCATATcgaatgcatttaaaatatcgATCGATTGTTCACGTGGCAATATAATATGAAGAAAAGTCCACTGATCGATCGATTCCTTCCATGGCACACATATGGAATAGTATAGTACGATATTCCGTCAATTTATCGGCCGATCCTTTCTG is a window encoding:
- the snsl gene encoding uncharacterized protein snsl, with product MFWPKQLPLTVSLWLLLCLLQSENVNGFIVPQELQSALSLVYSNIPPIKKGTDSRLGFGFRLGEHADFQVLLELGPQKNTRPLGEPSKDDQSFNKRQVSASEQREQLRQQQLLTSTERTAASWLETWSKGMKPQPAKAKLKPGNKQTAKLALPTRPALATDAVQQLQLLYKMATKETPSTSTEQPPAAETPNLDPPRGFKLPPPALAQDTNSLGNSKPTKSRAEITKELMNVSLEA